From a single Miscanthus floridulus cultivar M001 chromosome 8, ASM1932011v1, whole genome shotgun sequence genomic region:
- the LOC136475017 gene encoding 2,3-bisphosphoglycerate-dependent phosphoglycerate mutase 1-like gives MATSTTQHVLSSIKLLPIGCFHPDKRNSCVLSVSVGRRCPSARNLGLVCASKTQSSVIELVQLPGSPKSSVTPKKSGESTLILIRHGESLWNEKNLFTGCVDVPLTPKGVDEAIEAGKRICNIPIDVIYTSSLIRAQMTAMLAMMQHRRKKVPIVVHNESEQAHKWSQIYSEETKKQSIPVITAWQLNERMYGELQGLNKQETADRFGKEQVHEWRRSYDIPLPNGESLEMCAERAVAYFKDQMKRDVDVGLGADFRRFHQEKAAASRAMPTLDATASSRDQSL, from the exons ATGGCCACTTCCACAACTCAGCATGTGCTTTCATCCATCAAATTGCTGCCCATAGGCTGCTTCCATCCTGATAAGAGAAATAGCTGTGTGCTTTCTGTTTCAGTAGGGCGTCGCTGCCCTAGTGCCCGTAATTTGGGTTTAGTTTGTGCTTCAAAAACCCAATCTTCAGTGATTGAGCTGGTTCAGCTACCAGGGAGCCCTAAAAGTAGCGTAACTCCAAAGAAATCAG GTGAAAGCACACTCATTCTGATACGGCATGGAGAATCGTTGTGGAATGAGAAGAATCTGTTTACTGGATGTGTCGATGTTCCCCTAACCCCTAAGGGTGTTGACGAGGCAATTGAGGCGGGAAAAAGGATATGCAACATCCCAATTGATGTAATATACACTTCGTCGCTGATTCGGGCTCAGATGACCGCTATGCTTGCCATGATGCAGCATCGTCGTAAgaag GTTCCAATCGTTGTGCACAATGAGAGTGAACAAGCTCACAAGTGGAGTCAGATATATAGTGAAGAGACAAAGAAGCAGTCCATTCCTGTCATAACAGCTTGGCAGTTGAATGAACGAAT GTATGGTGAGCTTCAAGGCCTTAACAAGCAAGAAACCGCTGATCGATTTGGTAAAGAACAAGTTCATGAATGGCGTCGCAGTTATGATATTCCTCTCCCAAATGGAGAGAGCCTTGAGATGTGTGCAGAGAGAGCAGTTGCTTATTTCAAAGACCAA ATGAAGCGGGACGTGGACGTCGGCCTCGGCGCCGACTTCAGGAGGTTTCACCAGGAGAAGGCGGCAGCATCCAGGGCTATGCCGACGCTGGACGCGACGGCATCAAGCAGAGACCAAAGCCTCTGA